Proteins from a genomic interval of Staphylococcus debuckii:
- a CDS encoding anthranilate synthase component II encodes MILIIDNYDSFTYNLVDIAAGLTDVTVKYPDDQSVFNLNPDGIIISPGPGHPEDTDDLKNIIDHYHDLPILGICLGSQALTCYYGGKVIQGETVLHGKIDTMHQVKPTILYQDLPDEFDIMRYHSLISDPNSFPKALKITGKTADCIQSFEHTQYQHYGIQYHPESFATEHGADIIKNFIHIVEKGAHRHDTYSKNSTTKELNAARH; translated from the coding sequence ATGATTTTGATTATTGATAATTATGATTCATTCACCTATAACTTAGTAGATATCGCAGCAGGATTGACGGACGTTACCGTAAAATACCCAGATGACCAATCAGTCTTTAATTTAAATCCAGACGGTATCATTATCTCACCAGGTCCTGGTCATCCAGAAGACACTGATGATTTGAAGAATATTATTGATCACTATCATGACTTGCCAATCCTAGGTATTTGTTTAGGCTCGCAAGCACTGACTTGCTATTACGGTGGAAAAGTCATTCAAGGTGAAACCGTACTGCACGGTAAAATTGACACCATGCATCAAGTTAAACCAACCATCTTATATCAAGATTTGCCAGATGAATTTGATATTATGCGCTATCATAGTTTGATCAGTGATCCGAATAGCTTTCCAAAAGCGTTGAAAATTACAGGGAAAACAGCTGATTGTATTCAATCTTTTGAGCATACCCAATATCAGCATTACGGCATTCAATACCATCCTGAATCCTTTGCAACAGAGCATGGTGCAGATATCATTAAAAATTTCATTCATATTGTAGAGAAAGGGGCACATCGCCATGACACTTATTCAAAAAATTCAACAACAAAAGAACTTAACGCAGCAAGACATTAA
- the trpD gene encoding anthranilate phosphoribosyltransferase — MTLIQKIQQQKNLTQQDINEFIQTLIDPDIVNEDKAALLSEYTKRPLNQVEVTYLVQAMIQTMYPVQPVYPQAMCVCGTGGDKSNSFNISTTVSFVVAAAGVNVLKHGNKSITSASGSTDLLNKMGIAPTLVPDVEATMNSKGLAFLNATDTYPVMKHIQPIRKMMDGPTIFNILGPMIHPYRLDYQVVGVYNPDFAQAMAETLYDLGRKKAIVLHGANGMDEATLSGDNLIYEVNQDTGVTSYYLNAEDVGLTPAANDTLRGGTPAENLEITLDILTGKDHSSKRDVVVLNAGIALYVSEKANSIKEGVQFAQQLIDEGKAFEQYKNTGGQVYDHIG, encoded by the coding sequence ATGACACTTATTCAAAAAATTCAACAACAAAAGAACTTAACGCAGCAAGACATTAATGAATTTATTCAAACATTAATTGACCCTGATATCGTTAATGAAGATAAAGCAGCTTTGCTGTCAGAGTATACTAAAAGACCTTTGAATCAAGTAGAAGTGACTTATCTTGTACAAGCTATGATTCAAACGATGTACCCAGTACAACCGGTTTATCCTCAAGCTATGTGTGTATGTGGAACAGGCGGCGATAAATCTAACAGCTTCAATATCTCTACAACCGTTTCCTTTGTAGTTGCTGCAGCAGGCGTTAACGTCTTGAAACATGGTAATAAGAGTATTACTTCCGCTTCAGGCAGTACTGATTTACTTAACAAAATGGGAATCGCGCCTACACTTGTACCTGATGTGGAAGCGACAATGAATAGCAAAGGTTTGGCTTTCTTGAATGCTACTGATACGTATCCTGTGATGAAACATATTCAACCTATCCGCAAAATGATGGATGGCCCGACAATATTCAATATTCTGGGACCGATGATTCATCCGTATCGTTTGGATTATCAAGTTGTAGGGGTCTACAATCCAGACTTCGCGCAAGCTATGGCTGAAACACTTTACGATTTAGGCCGAAAGAAAGCGATTGTGCTGCACGGCGCAAATGGTATGGATGAAGCCACATTATCCGGAGACAATTTGATTTACGAAGTAAACCAAGATACAGGCGTAACATCTTATTATCTCAATGCTGAAGATGTTGGTCTAACACCAGCAGCGAACGATACGTTACGAGGCGGCACACCAGCAGAAAATTTAGAAATCACTTTAGATATCCTGACAGGCAAAGATCATTCCAGCAAACGAGATGTAGTCGTATTGAATGCGGGTATTGCTTTATATGTATCAGAAAAAGCAAATTCGATTAAAGAGGGCGTCCAATTTGCGCAACAATTGATAGATGAGGGCAAAGCCTTTGAACAATACAAAAATACAGGAGGCCAAGTGTATGACCATATTGGATGA
- the trpC gene encoding indole-3-glycerol phosphate synthase TrpC yields MTILDDIVAYKKELLEDGYYDDLLRSLPFTDVRYKKKLSMRLAERDHLSVIAEIKSKSPSVPVLPNRDLSKQAKEYEEYGAQAISVLTDEYYFGGSYERLNQLTQETSLPVLCKDFMIEPIQIDVAYKAGASVILLIVNILTDEQMHELYQYAKSLGLDVLVEVHSKQELRRAYDLHPEIIGVNNRDLTRFVTNVEHTNEILERKRKGFYYISESGIHNKEDVEKIVGSGIDGILVGESLMKCDNLAEFLPSLQLKKE; encoded by the coding sequence ATGACCATATTGGATGATATTGTCGCATACAAAAAAGAATTATTAGAAGACGGCTATTATGATGATTTACTAAGAAGTTTGCCATTTACAGATGTCAGATATAAGAAAAAATTAAGTATGCGACTCGCTGAAAGAGACCACTTATCCGTAATCGCGGAAATTAAATCAAAAAGTCCTTCGGTACCTGTGTTACCGAATCGTGATTTATCGAAGCAAGCGAAAGAATACGAAGAATATGGGGCTCAAGCAATTTCAGTACTGACAGACGAATATTATTTCGGAGGCAGTTACGAAAGACTCAATCAACTGACTCAAGAAACATCGTTACCTGTACTATGCAAAGATTTTATGATTGAACCGATTCAAATTGATGTGGCATATAAAGCAGGTGCATCAGTTATCCTGCTTATCGTCAACATTTTAACTGATGAGCAAATGCATGAATTATATCAATACGCTAAATCTTTAGGGTTAGATGTGTTGGTAGAAGTGCACAGCAAACAAGAATTACGTCGAGCTTATGATCTGCATCCAGAAATTATTGGAGTCAACAATCGAGATTTAACGCGGTTTGTAACGAATGTTGAACATACGAATGAAATATTAGAACGTAAGCGTAAAGGTTTCTACTATATCTCCGAAAGCGGCATTCACAATAAAGAAGATGTAGAAAAAATTGTCGGTTCTGGGATAGATGGCATTTTAGTAGGAGAATCACTAATGAAATGCGATAACCTGGCAGAATTTTTACCAAGCTTGCAATTGAAAAAGGAGTGA
- a CDS encoding phosphoribosylanthranilate isomerase produces the protein MFLKYCGFQAQDDIKYAVEEDIDAIGFIHYPKSKRHQSLDEIEILSNLVPDSIYSVAVVVNPTPDIINRLVSKTNINAVQFHGDEEKELLRWCKKTYPSIKIIKALPANAELLTKIHQYKDDTELFIIDTPSIHYGGTGTSFDWRILEDIEDVPYLVAGGMDKAKIQQFESLNLNAFGYDIASGIETDGKKDPIKMREIAEYVKGEKQI, from the coding sequence ATGTTTTTAAAATATTGCGGATTTCAAGCTCAAGATGATATTAAATACGCTGTCGAAGAAGATATAGATGCAATTGGATTTATTCATTATCCAAAAAGCAAACGACATCAATCTCTCGATGAAATTGAAATACTCAGCAATTTAGTGCCAGATTCTATCTATAGTGTGGCAGTCGTGGTCAATCCTACTCCAGATATTATTAATCGCTTGGTAAGCAAAACTAATATTAATGCTGTTCAATTCCATGGGGATGAGGAAAAGGAACTGCTGCGATGGTGTAAAAAAACTTATCCCAGCATCAAAATCATCAAAGCATTACCTGCGAATGCAGAATTATTAACGAAAATACATCAATACAAAGATGACACAGAACTCTTCATTATAGATACACCCTCCATTCATTATGGTGGAACTGGAACATCCTTTGATTGGCGTATTTTAGAGGATATAGAAGATGTTCCGTATTTAGTCGCTGGAGGGATGGATAAAGCAAAGATTCAGCAGTTCGAGTCACTCAATCTAAATGCGTTCGGCTATGATATAGCGAGCGGAATTGAAACTGATGGAAAAAAAGATCCAATAAAAATGCGAGAGATTGCAGAATATGTTAAAGGAGAGAAACAAATATGA
- the trpB gene encoding tryptophan synthase subunit beta, with protein sequence MTKDTKQPIQTQVDELGFFGEYGGRYVPETLMPAVQELRQAYEEAKDDPAFQEELASYLKDYVGRATPLTYADSYTKELGGAKIYLKREDLNHTGAHKINNALGQALLAKRMGKKKLVAETGAGQHGVASATVTALFDMELVVFMGEEDIQRQALNVFRMELLGAKVVSVTDGQGTLSDAVNKALQYWVSHVDDTHYLLGSVLGPDPFPTMVRDFQSVIGSEIKEQLQEKEGRLPDAVVACVGGGSNSIGTFYPFVEDESVKLYGVEAAGDRADTDKHALAISKGSVGVLHGTKMYLLQNEEGQIGLAHSISAGLDYPGIGPEHSYYNDIGRAEYPSASDEEAMEALVRFTKAEGIIPAIESAHALSYVEKLAPTMDKDEIIVVTVSGRGDKDMDTIRKYMKERGAENE encoded by the coding sequence ATGACTAAAGATACAAAACAACCTATTCAAACACAAGTTGACGAGCTAGGATTTTTCGGAGAATACGGTGGACGCTACGTCCCAGAAACATTAATGCCAGCTGTCCAAGAATTAAGACAAGCTTATGAAGAGGCGAAAGATGATCCAGCTTTTCAAGAAGAATTAGCTAGTTATTTAAAGGATTATGTCGGCCGTGCTACGCCACTTACTTATGCAGATTCATATACTAAAGAACTCGGTGGAGCAAAAATTTATTTAAAACGTGAAGACTTGAACCATACAGGTGCACACAAAATCAATAATGCTTTAGGTCAAGCTTTACTTGCTAAACGTATGGGCAAGAAGAAATTGGTTGCTGAAACTGGAGCAGGACAACATGGTGTAGCAAGTGCCACAGTTACCGCATTATTCGATATGGAACTAGTAGTATTTATGGGTGAAGAAGATATCCAACGTCAAGCCTTGAATGTATTCAGAATGGAATTGTTAGGGGCAAAAGTAGTCTCTGTAACTGACGGACAAGGTACATTATCGGATGCCGTGAACAAGGCGCTGCAATATTGGGTCAGTCATGTTGATGACACACACTATTTATTAGGTTCAGTGCTTGGACCAGACCCGTTCCCGACTATGGTGCGTGATTTCCAAAGTGTCATCGGCAGTGAAATTAAAGAACAATTACAAGAAAAAGAAGGGCGTTTACCAGATGCAGTGGTTGCTTGTGTAGGTGGCGGTTCTAACTCAATCGGTACATTTTATCCATTTGTAGAAGACGAAAGCGTGAAACTATACGGAGTTGAAGCTGCAGGAGACCGTGCAGATACAGATAAACATGCACTTGCTATCAGTAAAGGTTCTGTCGGCGTGCTTCACGGTACAAAAATGTATCTTTTACAAAATGAAGAAGGTCAAATCGGTTTAGCTCACTCTATTTCAGCAGGTCTGGATTATCCAGGTATTGGACCAGAACACAGTTATTATAACGATATCGGTCGCGCTGAATATCCAAGTGCTTCAGATGAAGAAGCAATGGAAGCGTTAGTTCGCTTCACGAAAGCAGAAGGCATTATCCCAGCTATTGAAAGTGCGCATGCATTAAGTTATGTAGAAAAATTAGCACCAACAATGGATAAAGACGAAATTATCGTAGTAACAGTTTCTGGACGTGGAGATAAAGATATGGATACTATCAGAAAATATATGAAAGAAAGAGGTGCTGAGAATGAGTAA